A window of the Candidatus Polarisedimenticolaceae bacterium genome harbors these coding sequences:
- a CDS encoding DivIVA domain-containing protein has product MSTRLTAMDIEKQDFTRKMRGFDPDEVQLFLKAVAEEIERLNFENATLREENGSVRQRLDEFQDRERTLQETLVTAQRMSTDLRDRSKQEAELLVREARVKAERLLEQAQDQLQALENEIGRVRLEKDAFENRLRASIEEHLSLLDLRRQEKADGDNLRFLRRRSTTDVG; this is encoded by the coding sequence ATGAGCACGCGCCTGACGGCGATGGACATCGAGAAGCAGGACTTCACGCGCAAGATGCGCGGGTTCGATCCGGACGAAGTCCAGCTATTCCTCAAAGCTGTGGCCGAAGAGATCGAGCGTCTGAACTTCGAGAACGCGACGCTGCGCGAGGAGAACGGAAGCGTACGGCAGCGGCTCGACGAGTTCCAGGATCGGGAGCGCACGCTCCAGGAGACGCTCGTCACCGCCCAGCGCATGTCGACCGACCTGCGCGATCGCTCCAAGCAGGAGGCCGAGCTCCTCGTCCGCGAGGCGCGCGTCAAGGCCGAGCGGCTGCTCGAGCAGGCCCAGGATCAGCTCCAGGCTCTCGAGAACGAGATCGGCCGCGTGCGGCTCGAGAAGGACGCCTTCGAGAATCGTCTCCGCGCCTCGATCGAGGAGCATCTTTCCCTCCTCGACTTGCGCCGGCAGGAGAAGGCCGACGGCGACAATCTTCGTTTCCTGAGGCGCCGCTCGACGACCGACGTCGGATGA
- a CDS encoding ABC transporter ATP-binding protein yields the protein MIHVVGLVKSYGALRAVDGVSFDVAKGELYGLLGPNGAGKTTTMSMLSGLLEPDEGRILCDGVDLATHPLKVKAQLGVVPQEPALYENLSARENLTFWGGLYGLSGADLQRAVDRALDLVGLRERAKDPVKQYSGGMKRRVNLALGLVHGPRAVLMDEPTVGIDPQARLNILEAVKQVAAAGTTVIYTTHYLDEVETLCDRIAIMDHGKILAEGTLDQLKSRVGGRDVVTVRGTFDVAAVMPRLDAIEGVSVTSSEAGKLVLTVDGSGRGAVDLLGRVLAEGLPIEGISIQPPSLNTLFLNLTGRELRD from the coding sequence ATGATCCACGTGGTCGGGTTGGTCAAGAGCTACGGAGCCCTCCGGGCGGTCGACGGGGTCTCGTTCGACGTCGCCAAGGGGGAGCTGTACGGTCTCCTGGGGCCGAACGGCGCCGGGAAGACGACGACGATGTCGATGCTCTCGGGGCTGCTCGAGCCCGACGAGGGTCGCATCCTCTGCGATGGGGTCGACCTCGCGACCCACCCGCTCAAGGTCAAGGCGCAGCTCGGCGTCGTTCCGCAGGAGCCGGCTCTCTACGAGAACCTCAGCGCACGCGAGAACCTCACGTTCTGGGGCGGGCTCTACGGGCTCTCCGGCGCGGACCTTCAGCGCGCGGTCGACCGCGCCCTCGATCTCGTCGGCCTGAGGGAGCGCGCCAAGGACCCGGTGAAACAGTACTCGGGGGGAATGAAGCGGCGCGTCAACCTGGCCCTCGGGCTGGTCCACGGTCCGCGCGCGGTGCTCATGGACGAGCCGACGGTCGGCATCGATCCGCAGGCACGCCTCAACATTCTCGAGGCCGTGAAGCAGGTTGCCGCCGCCGGCACCACGGTCATCTACACGACGCACTACCTCGACGAGGTCGAGACGCTCTGCGACCGCATCGCGATCATGGACCACGGGAAGATCCTCGCCGAGGGCACCCTGGACCAGCTCAAGAGCCGCGTGGGCGGGCGCGACGTCGTCACGGTCCGCGGGACGTTCGACGTCGCCGCCGTCATGCCGAGGCTCGACGCGATCGAGGGAGTCTCGGTGACCTCCTCGGAGGCGGGGAAGCTCGTCCTCACCGTCGACGGCTCGGGCCGGGGCGCGGTCGACCTCCTGGGGCGCGTCCTCGCCGAGGGGCTCCCGATCGAGGGAATCTCGATCCAGCCCCCGAGCCTCAACACCCTCTTCCTGAACCTGACCGGTCGCGAGCTGCGCGACTGA
- a CDS encoding lysophospholipid acyltransferase family protein — translation MNRLARVLRLAGMYAFQLGFIRPMLKWFWGARYRRLHHVPEGPCIVVANHNSHIDAAVLMSIFPLRRLPHVHPVAAADYFGQNAIRRGAAMVGMNAMAIERTAAPGRDVLSPMIDALQEGESLIFFPEGSRGEPGVVAAFRPGIGKIVKSVPGVLVVPVFLSGAERSLPRGEAVPLPLGIDVVIGKPRTYSHLLDARDIAEALRADVLSLAPPPPPVPGPRPLPPIRVACCGIDGEDGRPLFETLTARLGESGRAIGIAESLVEAEGGAVRASEGIATARSRTWPKALAWAFRTGGLYRGNKFAEMIERARVDEALADGRTARFVVSLGSPLVDLLAWAEADFYSGQFDERGLQEILLQLSGQRRIPVTQWLRFIRKAPEVWLLNVFDLAHPPIPDVLVLVERDPASAMERLRMRGRALEPWQNEAFLGRLQEAYRQVASVLRKRRVEIVEIQAADLDAASAAEQVETIARRLAVKAVSSSTT, via the coding sequence GTGAACCGGCTCGCCCGTGTGCTCCGCCTCGCGGGAATGTACGCATTCCAGCTCGGCTTCATCCGCCCGATGCTCAAGTGGTTCTGGGGGGCGCGGTACCGCCGCCTGCACCATGTCCCCGAGGGGCCGTGCATCGTCGTCGCGAACCACAACTCCCACATCGACGCCGCCGTCCTCATGTCGATCTTCCCGCTCCGCCGCCTCCCTCATGTGCACCCGGTCGCGGCGGCCGACTACTTCGGCCAGAACGCGATCCGGCGCGGCGCGGCGATGGTCGGGATGAACGCGATGGCGATCGAGCGGACGGCGGCCCCCGGGCGCGACGTGCTCTCGCCGATGATCGATGCGCTGCAGGAAGGCGAGTCGCTCATCTTCTTCCCCGAGGGGAGCCGCGGCGAGCCGGGAGTCGTTGCGGCGTTCCGGCCGGGGATCGGAAAGATCGTCAAGAGCGTGCCGGGTGTCCTCGTCGTCCCGGTGTTCCTCTCGGGCGCGGAGCGCAGCCTGCCGCGCGGCGAGGCGGTGCCGCTCCCGCTCGGCATCGACGTCGTGATCGGGAAACCGCGCACCTACTCGCACCTGCTCGACGCCCGCGATATCGCCGAGGCGCTCCGCGCCGATGTGCTCTCGCTCGCGCCTCCGCCGCCGCCGGTCCCCGGACCGCGCCCGTTACCGCCGATCCGCGTCGCCTGCTGCGGGATCGACGGCGAGGACGGTCGCCCGCTCTTCGAGACGCTCACCGCTCGGCTCGGCGAGAGCGGCCGCGCGATTGGCATCGCCGAGTCGCTCGTCGAGGCGGAAGGCGGCGCCGTCCGCGCCTCCGAAGGTATCGCGACCGCGCGAAGCCGCACGTGGCCGAAGGCGCTCGCTTGGGCGTTCCGCACCGGTGGTCTCTACCGCGGCAACAAGTTCGCCGAGATGATCGAGCGCGCCCGTGTCGACGAGGCGCTCGCCGACGGCCGCACCGCGCGCTTCGTCGTCAGCCTCGGGAGCCCGCTCGTCGATCTCCTCGCCTGGGCGGAGGCCGACTTCTACAGCGGTCAGTTCGACGAGCGCGGCCTCCAGGAGATCCTCCTCCAGCTCTCGGGCCAGAGGCGCATCCCGGTGACTCAATGGCTCCGCTTCATCCGCAAGGCGCCGGAGGTGTGGCTCCTCAACGTCTTCGACCTCGCGCACCCGCCGATCCCCGACGTTCTCGTCCTCGTCGAGCGGGACCCGGCCTCGGCGATGGAGCGCCTGCGCATGAGGGGGCGCGCGCTCGAGCCCTGGCAGAACGAAGCCTTTCTGGGGCGCCTGCAAGAGGCCTACCGCCAGGTCGCGTCGGTCCTCCGCAAGCGGCGGGTCGAGATCGTCGAGATCCAGGCCGCCGATCTCGATGCCGCGAGCGCCGCAGAGCAGGTCGAGACGATCGCCCGCCGCCTCGCGGTGAAGGCGGTCTCCTCGTCGACGACTTGA
- a CDS encoding YggS family pyridoxal phosphate-dependent enzyme — translation MSPLARRLQEVRYRIAAACARSGRDPSGVTLVAVSKTVPAETVAEALAAGQTLFGENRVQEAVDKIARVGSGARWHLVGHLQKNKARHAAGTFELIHGVDDAALAGELDRRAAERGLVQPVLVQVNLAGEATKHGAGEDAVWPVLDAAASLAHLDVRGLMTIPPPVEDPEASRPWFRRLASLRDRARERIGRPLPDLSMGMTDDFEVAVEEGATLVRVGRAIFGGRPA, via the coding sequence CTGAGTCCGCTCGCCCGCCGCCTCCAGGAGGTCCGCTACCGGATCGCCGCCGCGTGCGCGCGGTCGGGCCGCGACCCGTCCGGGGTGACGCTCGTCGCCGTCTCGAAGACCGTCCCCGCGGAAACGGTCGCCGAGGCGCTCGCGGCCGGCCAGACGCTCTTTGGCGAGAACCGCGTGCAGGAGGCGGTCGACAAGATCGCCCGCGTGGGGAGCGGCGCGCGCTGGCACCTCGTCGGCCACCTTCAGAAGAACAAGGCGCGGCACGCGGCCGGCACGTTCGAGCTGATCCACGGCGTCGACGACGCCGCGCTCGCCGGCGAGCTCGACCGGCGCGCCGCCGAGCGCGGGCTCGTCCAGCCGGTGCTCGTCCAGGTCAACCTTGCCGGCGAGGCGACCAAGCACGGCGCCGGCGAGGACGCGGTGTGGCCGGTCCTGGACGCTGCCGCGTCGCTCGCGCATCTCGACGTCCGCGGCCTCATGACGATCCCTCCGCCCGTCGAGGATCCCGAGGCGTCGCGGCCGTGGTTCCGGCGCCTCGCTTCGCTCCGCGACCGCGCGCGCGAGAGGATCGGGCGGCCGCTCCCCGACCTCTCGATGGGGATGACCGACGACTTCGAGGTGGCGGTCGAAGAAGGCGCGACGCTGGTACGCGTCGGCCGCGCCATCTTCGGCGGTCGGCCCGCGTAA
- a CDS encoding MATE family efflux transporter, whose translation MTKRAPGLLEMTAPLIVSFWMRVLFTFVDTYYASRLPNSDAAVAAIGLSFPFELIMIAVWVGLSTGLTSNFSRAMGAHQETKLRQYLSKTWTLVLVCIPVFCLIGAGCWVFAGRLSPGPEVAHEFAIYGSVLVAGSGFTLFWSVIPDSIVKAHGDTKATMWAGIWSNVINVALNTIFTFWFHWGIFGIAFSTVVGRFGGLVYALRKAARHEAERKARHEPEVPGEDPSPYRSLFALALPSAMAYLLMASETGVVNWLLKTTEHGKEALAAYAIYYRVFQFIVTPAIAASVAMLPFAGRRFGERDVAGVTSGLKQAHLAGAIYVVITAPIVWLTAPPLAHHLTTSPVTVSYLVPALRLIPLIALVAMPFFLCRPVFEGMGRGRPGLAMSLLRYLLLAAPAAWAGRTLAPGLGLSPVMGLVVGLGAATAVSSIIFLSWTRRALVHARETLQNA comes from the coding sequence ATGACGAAGCGGGCCCCCGGCCTTCTCGAGATGACGGCGCCGCTCATCGTGTCGTTCTGGATGAGGGTGCTCTTCACGTTCGTCGACACGTATTACGCGTCGCGCCTGCCGAATTCCGACGCCGCCGTCGCGGCGATCGGTCTGTCGTTCCCGTTCGAGCTGATCATGATCGCGGTGTGGGTCGGCCTCTCCACCGGGCTCACGTCGAACTTCTCCCGCGCGATGGGCGCTCACCAGGAGACGAAGCTCCGGCAGTACCTGAGCAAGACGTGGACGCTCGTCCTCGTGTGCATACCGGTCTTCTGCCTGATCGGCGCGGGGTGCTGGGTCTTCGCCGGGCGGCTGTCGCCGGGCCCCGAGGTCGCCCACGAGTTTGCGATTTACGGCTCCGTCCTTGTCGCCGGCAGCGGATTCACGCTCTTCTGGTCGGTAATCCCCGACTCGATCGTCAAGGCGCACGGCGACACGAAGGCCACGATGTGGGCGGGCATCTGGTCGAACGTCATCAACGTCGCGCTCAACACGATCTTCACGTTCTGGTTCCATTGGGGCATCTTCGGGATCGCGTTCTCCACTGTCGTGGGCCGCTTCGGCGGCCTCGTCTACGCGCTTCGCAAGGCGGCGCGCCACGAGGCGGAGCGGAAAGCGCGCCACGAGCCGGAGGTCCCCGGGGAAGACCCCAGCCCTTACCGCTCGCTCTTCGCGCTCGCCCTTCCCTCGGCGATGGCCTACCTGCTCATGGCCTCGGAAACCGGCGTCGTCAACTGGCTGCTCAAGACGACCGAGCACGGGAAGGAAGCGCTCGCCGCGTACGCGATCTACTACCGGGTCTTCCAGTTCATCGTCACGCCCGCGATCGCGGCGTCGGTGGCGATGCTGCCGTTCGCCGGACGGCGCTTCGGCGAGAGGGACGTGGCCGGCGTCACAAGCGGCCTCAAGCAAGCTCACCTCGCCGGCGCGATCTACGTCGTGATCACGGCACCGATCGTGTGGCTCACGGCTCCTCCGCTCGCTCACCACCTCACCACCTCGCCGGTCACCGTGTCCTACCTCGTCCCGGCGCTCAGGCTCATCCCGCTCATTGCGCTCGTCGCGATGCCGTTCTTCCTGTGCCGCCCCGTCTTCGAGGGGATGGGCCGGGGACGTCCCGGCCTGGCGATGTCGTTGCTGCGGTATCTGCTCCTGGCGGCGCCGGCGGCCTGGGCGGGCCGGACGCTGGCTCCCGGGCTCGGGCTTTCGCCGGTCATGGGGCTCGTCGTCGGCCTCGGCGCTGCCACGGCGGTCAGCTCGATCATCTTCCTCTCGTGGACGCGGCGCGCGCTCGTCCACGCCCGGGAAACCCTGCAGAACGCATAA
- a CDS encoding hemerythrin domain-containing protein: MTGPQTFSKLSSESLDEHGHIHFHLDQLERAVETLGAAPADPEVVRTIAVRIDSFKERLEEHFATEEDGGLLQGVQEALPQAESDVKRIRAQHARMLEAIERVRGLARRADAAETATLRTELSRLIGMIREHEQEEDALVRRALKQSQ; this comes from the coding sequence ATGACCGGTCCGCAGACATTTTCCAAGCTCTCGTCGGAATCGCTCGACGAGCACGGTCACATCCATTTCCACCTGGATCAGCTCGAGCGCGCCGTCGAAACCTTGGGCGCAGCACCGGCCGATCCCGAGGTCGTGCGGACGATCGCGGTCCGCATCGACAGCTTCAAGGAGCGGCTCGAGGAGCACTTCGCCACCGAAGAAGACGGCGGTCTGCTCCAGGGCGTTCAAGAGGCGCTGCCCCAGGCCGAGAGCGACGTCAAGCGCATCCGCGCCCAGCACGCCCGGATGCTCGAGGCGATCGAGCGGGTCCGCGGCCTCGCGCGCCGCGCCGACGCCGCCGAGACCGCGACGCTCCGCACCGAGCTGTCGCGCCTCATCGGCATGATCCGCGAGCACGAGCAAGAGGAAGACGCGCTCGTGCGGCGGGCGCTGAAACAAAGTCAATAG
- a CDS encoding ABC transporter permease — protein sequence MALLARLIAKDLKRKTRAPLGFMAALAFPLVFSGLIALAFGRGDEVPKVRMLVDNEDGAFLGNALASAFTSQQAAKYFDGKTVGAAEGKKLMEAGKASAFLTIPANFTKDVLDGRPVTLSLLRNPAEGILPEIATQVTGTLADLLDGARRVLDKPLGQLRPLIRGDASPADTDVVQVTLAVKRALDSSGALLFPPAITLDSELFNGGTQVKAPAETKKNGDAPSLIFLTVLPGVAVYGLFLVADQGMRDVMTERTLGTLRRQLAGPVRPETIILGKAVYTAVLASVAITILALVGLTVLSVPVSFAGFVALSAALVIAVTGTTSIIYGLAKTERQASTFGNMIFLVMGFLGGGFLQVEALPPSVRAIAPFTPLYWGTKGYRELLEHHASLAGVAQPVLVLTAMGVVFLAAGAFALRRIARHGAAA from the coding sequence ATGGCGCTCCTCGCCCGCCTCATCGCGAAAGATCTCAAGCGCAAGACGAGGGCCCCGCTCGGCTTCATGGCGGCGCTCGCCTTCCCGCTCGTCTTCTCCGGATTGATCGCGCTCGCCTTCGGCCGCGGCGACGAGGTCCCCAAGGTTCGCATGCTCGTCGACAACGAAGACGGCGCCTTCCTCGGCAACGCGCTCGCCTCGGCGTTCACGTCGCAGCAGGCGGCGAAATACTTCGACGGCAAGACGGTCGGCGCCGCCGAGGGGAAGAAGCTCATGGAGGCGGGGAAGGCGTCGGCCTTTCTCACGATTCCGGCCAACTTCACGAAGGACGTCCTGGACGGACGGCCCGTCACCCTGAGCCTCCTCAGGAATCCGGCCGAGGGGATCCTCCCGGAGATCGCGACTCAGGTCACCGGCACGCTCGCGGACCTCCTCGACGGTGCGCGCCGCGTGCTCGACAAGCCGCTCGGGCAGCTCCGCCCCTTGATTCGAGGCGACGCGAGCCCCGCCGACACCGACGTCGTCCAGGTGACGCTCGCGGTGAAGCGTGCGCTCGATTCGTCCGGCGCGCTCCTCTTCCCGCCCGCGATCACTCTCGACAGCGAGCTCTTCAATGGCGGAACGCAAGTGAAGGCGCCCGCCGAGACGAAGAAGAACGGCGACGCTCCTTCGCTCATCTTCCTCACGGTGCTCCCCGGCGTGGCGGTCTACGGCCTGTTCCTCGTCGCCGATCAAGGGATGCGCGACGTCATGACCGAGCGAACGCTCGGCACGCTGAGGCGCCAGCTCGCGGGCCCCGTGCGCCCCGAAACGATCATCCTGGGGAAGGCCGTCTATACCGCCGTCCTGGCCTCGGTCGCGATCACGATCTTGGCGCTCGTCGGTCTCACCGTCCTGAGCGTTCCGGTCAGCTTCGCGGGTTTCGTCGCCCTCTCGGCGGCGCTCGTCATCGCGGTCACCGGCACGACGTCGATCATCTACGGGCTCGCGAAGACGGAGCGGCAGGCTTCCACCTTCGGCAACATGATCTTCCTCGTCATGGGGTTCCTCGGCGGAGGATTCCTCCAAGTGGAGGCGCTGCCGCCGTCGGTGCGCGCCATCGCGCCGTTCACGCCGCTCTACTGGGGGACGAAGGGGTACCGCGAGCTCTTGGAGCACCACGCCTCACTCGCGGGGGTCGCGCAGCCGGTCCTCGTCCTCACAGCGATGGGGGTCGTCTTCCTCGCCGCGGGCGCGTTCGCGCTCAGGCGTATCGCCCGGCACGGTGCCGCGGCATGA
- the hutI gene encoding imidazolonepropionase, with the protein MIEADLAVVGISELATPEGNSARIGPDLGRIRTVRDAAVACRDGRIVFAGPEREFRQAVKLSPAARTVDARGGTVLPGFVDAHTHLPFAGWRESEFNERLSGATYEEIAARGGGILKTVAATRAASLGDLTSLVRARLDAMLELGTTLVEAKSGYGLSFEAEIKQLEAIQGGAQGHPVDVVPTFLGAHTVPLEHRGDRARYIDAVVREMLPEVAKRGLAAYADAFVDARAFSIGEARRILGAAREAGLGVRVHADQLADDGAAQLAAELGAASADHLEYVSEAGVAALARAGTVAVLLPGARFFLMQEAKPPVRRLIEAGVPVAVATDFNPGTCPSEAMGTVLELACLTLRLSIDEAIAAATLNAAAALGKAGETGSIEPGKRADLVVHAVPGRYHLIYRFGVRRVRTVIASGRVVVDEGRILPRA; encoded by the coding sequence ATGATCGAGGCCGACCTCGCCGTCGTCGGCATCTCCGAGCTCGCCACCCCCGAAGGAAATTCCGCACGGATCGGTCCGGACCTCGGCCGCATCCGGACGGTTCGCGACGCAGCGGTCGCTTGCCGCGACGGCCGGATCGTCTTCGCCGGCCCCGAGCGGGAATTCCGACAGGCGGTGAAGCTTTCGCCGGCCGCGCGCACCGTCGATGCCCGCGGCGGAACGGTCCTGCCCGGCTTCGTCGACGCCCATACGCATCTGCCGTTCGCCGGTTGGCGCGAGTCCGAGTTCAACGAGCGCCTCTCTGGGGCGACCTACGAGGAGATCGCGGCGCGGGGCGGCGGCATCCTCAAGACCGTTGCCGCGACGCGGGCCGCCTCCCTCGGCGATCTGACGTCGCTCGTCCGCGCGCGCCTCGACGCGATGCTCGAGCTGGGGACGACCCTGGTCGAGGCGAAGAGCGGCTACGGCCTCTCGTTCGAGGCGGAGATCAAGCAGCTCGAGGCGATCCAGGGCGGCGCGCAGGGACACCCGGTCGACGTCGTGCCGACCTTCCTCGGCGCGCACACGGTGCCGCTCGAGCACCGGGGCGACCGGGCCCGCTACATCGACGCGGTCGTGCGCGAGATGCTGCCCGAGGTGGCGAAGCGAGGGCTCGCCGCCTACGCCGACGCGTTCGTCGACGCGCGTGCCTTCTCGATCGGCGAGGCCCGCCGGATCTTGGGCGCCGCGCGGGAGGCCGGGCTCGGCGTGCGCGTTCACGCCGATCAGCTCGCCGACGACGGCGCGGCGCAGCTCGCGGCGGAGCTGGGGGCCGCGTCGGCCGACCATCTCGAGTACGTTTCGGAGGCCGGGGTCGCTGCATTGGCACGTGCGGGGACGGTCGCGGTTCTCCTCCCCGGCGCGCGCTTTTTCCTCATGCAGGAAGCCAAGCCGCCGGTACGGCGGCTCATCGAGGCAGGCGTTCCGGTCGCCGTGGCGACCGACTTCAATCCGGGAACCTGCCCGAGCGAGGCGATGGGAACGGTCCTCGAGCTGGCGTGTCTCACGCTCCGGCTCTCGATCGACGAGGCGATCGCCGCGGCGACCCTGAACGCGGCCGCCGCCCTCGGGAAGGCGGGGGAGACCGGGTCGATCGAGCCGGGCAAGCGCGCGGACCTCGTCGTCCACGCGGTGCCGGGCCGCTATCACCTGATCTATCGGTTCGGGGTCCGTCGCGTGCGCACCGTCATCGCGAGCGGGCGCGTCGTGGTCGACGAGGGCCGGATCCTGCCCCGGGCGTGA
- a CDS encoding ribonuclease HI family protein: protein MAERLRAGIDGGSRGNPGPAAWGVVVLDADDKPVEGFAGAIGRATNNVAEYTALVEALGLAAERGATEVELLADSELVVKQVRGEYKVRHPDLVPLHAEAMRRIGRFPNFRIRHVPREKNKAADKLVNRALNMVASGDGTAPVRLHERFED from the coding sequence ATGGCGGAGCGGCTTAGGGCGGGGATCGACGGCGGCTCGCGCGGGAATCCCGGCCCAGCGGCCTGGGGGGTCGTCGTGCTCGACGCCGACGACAAGCCCGTCGAAGGGTTCGCCGGCGCGATCGGCCGCGCGACGAACAACGTCGCCGAGTACACCGCGCTGGTCGAGGCCTTGGGCCTCGCCGCGGAGCGCGGCGCCACCGAGGTCGAGCTGCTCGCCGACTCGGAGCTCGTCGTCAAGCAGGTGCGCGGCGAGTACAAGGTCCGCCACCCGGACCTCGTTCCTCTCCATGCCGAGGCGATGCGCCGCATCGGCCGGTTTCCCAACTTCCGGATCCGTCACGTCCCGCGGGAAAAGAACAAGGCCGCGGACAAGCTCGTCAACCGCGCGCTGAACATGGTCGCCTCGGGCGACGGCACGGCCCCCGTCAGGCTCCACGAGAGGTTCGAGGACTGA
- a CDS encoding C4-type zinc ribbon domain-containing protein, whose amino-acid sequence MSEARNQLSSLLKIQRLALEIQAARAVVDGAPARIEEAEARFRERNAEYVATKERYDAIEADRQARQAELATLEESRQHYQDSLMQVKNQREYAAALKEIDAVKAKIGEHEDAILKSMDEVDALKTDLAARSEHIESERAIVQGEHATVEAAVKEAHAQIERATAERLELEAALPPALVANVRRVEEGRKGLFLVKAEHESCSACHVRLRPQVYQEIKQATKLHICGNCRRYLYSEAAMNGTSPSTPSPAMEALNGGAA is encoded by the coding sequence ATGTCGGAAGCGAGGAATCAGCTCTCGAGCTTGCTCAAGATCCAGCGGCTCGCCCTCGAGATCCAGGCGGCCCGCGCGGTCGTCGACGGGGCCCCGGCCCGCATCGAAGAAGCCGAGGCCCGGTTCCGCGAGCGTAACGCCGAATACGTGGCGACCAAGGAGCGCTACGACGCCATCGAGGCCGACCGGCAGGCCCGCCAGGCCGAGCTCGCCACCCTCGAGGAGTCGCGCCAGCACTATCAGGACTCGCTCATGCAGGTGAAGAACCAGCGCGAGTACGCCGCGGCTCTCAAGGAGATCGACGCGGTCAAGGCGAAGATCGGCGAGCACGAGGACGCCATCCTCAAGAGCATGGACGAGGTCGACGCCCTCAAGACGGACCTCGCCGCCCGCTCCGAGCACATCGAGTCCGAGCGCGCGATCGTCCAGGGTGAGCATGCGACGGTCGAGGCGGCGGTCAAGGAAGCGCACGCGCAGATCGAGCGCGCCACCGCCGAGCGCCTCGAGCTCGAGGCCGCGCTGCCGCCGGCTCTCGTCGCGAACGTCCGCCGGGTCGAGGAAGGACGCAAGGGGCTCTTCCTCGTCAAAGCCGAGCACGAATCGTGCTCCGCCTGCCACGTGCGCCTCAGGCCGCAGGTCTACCAGGAGATCAAGCAGGCCACGAAGCTCCACATCTGCGGCAACTGCCGCCGCTACCTCTACTCCGAGGCCGCGATGAACGGCACGTCTCCGTCCACCCCGTCGCCCGCGATGGAGGCGTTGAATGGCGGAGCGGCTTAG
- a CDS encoding nucleoside recognition domain-containing protein, with product MLNAAFVLLVLVSVLAAAASGRMEALSTGILDDAGRSVQLALGLIGALSFFLGLMRVVQDGGALRLLARAAAPVMRRLFRGVPADHPAMSAMLLSIASNILGLGSAATPFGIRAMQELDTLNPRKGVATNAMVTFLSINTAGFAILPTTVLALRASAGSKAPGSILAATWFASGCATIVGIASAILLSRLPWFKATDPGVMPPSMVSSEAVDAPPQTRPAVSRFIPWIAGGYIVILIGVLIRAASTMPAGELARTIMSYWTLPLLVALIVLFGWARGVKVYEVFLEGAKEGFQVALRIIPYLLAIVVAVGMFRASGCLDVVVQVLSPLTSPLGLPAEAVPLAVLRPLSGSGAYGVMSEIVTTHGPDSYLGILASTMQGSTDTTFYILSVYFGAVGIKKTRHAVLAGLLTDAAGIAAAVFICRLVWHG from the coding sequence GTGCTCAACGCCGCGTTCGTGCTGCTGGTCCTCGTCTCCGTCCTCGCCGCGGCAGCAAGCGGCCGCATGGAAGCGCTCTCCACCGGCATCCTCGATGACGCCGGCCGCTCGGTTCAGCTCGCGCTCGGTCTCATCGGTGCTCTCTCGTTCTTCCTCGGGCTGATGCGGGTCGTGCAGGACGGCGGCGCCTTGCGCCTCCTCGCGCGCGCCGCCGCGCCTGTGATGCGTCGGCTCTTCCGCGGAGTTCCCGCCGATCATCCCGCGATGAGCGCGATGCTTCTCAGCATCGCGAGCAACATCCTCGGCCTCGGCAGCGCGGCGACGCCGTTCGGGATCCGCGCGATGCAGGAGCTCGACACCCTCAACCCCCGGAAAGGGGTCGCCACGAACGCGATGGTGACCTTCCTCTCGATCAATACGGCGGGGTTCGCGATCTTGCCGACGACGGTGCTGGCGCTCCGGGCGTCGGCGGGCTCGAAGGCCCCCGGTTCGATCCTCGCCGCGACGTGGTTTGCATCGGGGTGCGCCACGATCGTCGGAATCGCTTCGGCGATCCTGCTGTCCCGGCTCCCGTGGTTCAAGGCGACCGATCCCGGAGTGATGCCTCCGTCCATGGTTTCCTCTGAGGCCGTCGACGCGCCGCCTCAGACGAGACCGGCGGTCTCGCGTTTCATCCCTTGGATCGCGGGCGGTTACATCGTCATCCTCATCGGGGTTCTCATCCGAGCCGCATCGACGATGCCCGCGGGAGAACTCGCGCGCACGATCATGTCGTACTGGACGCTGCCGCTCCTCGTCGCGCTCATCGTGCTCTTCGGGTGGGCGCGCGGGGTCAAGGTCTACGAGGTGTTCCTCGAGGGGGCGAAGGAGGGGTTCCAGGTCGCGCTCAGGATCATCCCGTATCTCCTGGCGATCGTCGTTGCGGTGGGGATGTTCCGCGCGTCGGGGTGCCTCGACGTCGTCGTGCAGGTGCTGTCGCCGTTGACGTCACCGCTGGGCCTCCCGGCCGAGGCGGTGCCGCTCGCCGTCCTTCGCCCGCTCTCGGGGTCCGGTGCCTACGGGGTCATGAGCGAGATCGTGACGACGCACGGTCCCGACTCCTATCTCGGCATCCTCGCGAGCACGATGCAGGGGAGCACCGACACGACGTTCTACATCCTGTCCGTCTACTTCGGGGCGGTGGGGATCAAGAAGACCCGGCATGCGGTCTTGGCCGGGCTTCTGACCGACGCCGCCGGCATCGCGGCCGCGGTCTTCATCTGCCGCCTGGTGTGGCATGGTTGA